One genomic window of Hydra vulgaris chromosome 03, alternate assembly HydraT2T_AEP includes the following:
- the LOC136077932 gene encoding uncharacterized protein LOC136077932 gives METTFMQRNNARETVGFSTELELFKSYFLSAENVYNESKRMLQVYELNKNSPYKDNGLGFEGVQVLLKDSLRNICLKWAPFLKRYSSLLNLVKMVNPTMASSESNIIGFQFIVARCRQKMVEFTEKNMIRLQYENGDFAVRFDKFSIPCANLIEVLLVSTLLSVAFNLIHCRKQEAVFEILEIMMQIRKMSNIKIVKSIMLLL, from the exons ATGGAAACAACTTTCATGCAACGGAATAATGCAAGAGAAACTGTTGGCTTTTCGACAGAGTTAGAGTTATTCAAGTCCTATTTTTTGTCAGCTGAAAAT gtatataatGAAAGCAAGAGAATGCTACAAGTTTATGAACTGAATAAGAACTCGCCGTACAAGGATAATGGATTAGGCTTTGAAGGGGTTCAGGTTTTACTAAAAGATTCTCttagaaatatttgtttgaaatggGCCCCTTTTTTAAAGAGATATTCATCTCTTCTTAATCTAGTAAAGATGGTAAACCCTACCATGGCTTCTTCTGAATCAAATATAATTGGATTTCAATTTATTGTGGCTAGATGTCGTCAAAAAATGGTAGAATTTACTGAAAAG aatATGATTCGTCTTCAATACGAAAATGGAGATTTTGCAGTTagatttgataaattttctATTCCTTGTGCAAACTTAATTGAAGTTCTTCTTGTCAGCACATTGCTAAGTGTGgcatttaatttaatacattGCAGAAAACAAGAGGCAGTATTTGAAATCTTAGAAATAATGATGCAAATTAGAAAAATGAGTaacattaaaattgtaaaatctataatgttacttttataa